One uncultured Carboxylicivirga sp. genomic window, TGTTTTTGAGTTGATTCAGGACGATGGCATTGAATCCGGCCAATGGCTGGTGAAGCATCCCGAAACAAAGGCTGTGGGTTTCACTGGTTCAGCAACAGCCGGAATGGCCCTTGTTAAACTGGCTGCGGAGCGTGATGAACCAATACCTGTATTCGCAGAGATGGGTAGTGTTAATCCGGTTGTCATTTTGCCCAATGCATTACGAAACCGATATGAGAGTATAGCTAACAAACTGGTTAAGTCGGTTAATATGGGAGCAGGTCAGTTTTGTACCAATCCCGGTTTAATGATAACAACCAAAACAGAAGGTTTTGATGAGTTTGTAATGACTTTGACAATACGTTTGAATGAGGCATCTGGTGCGCAGATGTTTAGTTCTGGAGTCTTGAGGAATTACAAGCTAAATGCTGAAAAGGTTCTTTCTCATGAGGTTGTTACGATAATAGGCCAAAACAAAGATATTGAGTCAACCTTAGTTAGGCCGGCCATTGCAACTGTTTCTGCGGTAGATTTTGTGAAGCATCCGCAGTTGCATGAAGAGGTGTTTGGACCTTTTAGCTTATTGGTGGTATGTGATGATACAAAAGAGGTAGAACAGGTAATTCAGCATTTGAAAGGACAATTAACAGCGACTCTGCAGGCAGATGAAGATGAATTGATTGAGAATAGAGAATTGACAGATTTACTGACTGAAAAAAGTGGCAGGTTGTTGCTTAACGGTGTGCCAACAGGTGTAGAAGTGGCTGCAGCCATGCAACACGGAGGGCCTTTCCCGGCATCCAGTGACAGCCGTTTTTCTTCAGTTGGTGTTGATGCCATCAAGCGATTTGTTCGACCTGTTTGTTACCAGGATTTTCCTGATCAATTATTACCCCTGGAATTACAAAATAGCAATCCTCTTGGTATCTGGCGCAAGGTTGATAACAAATGGACTCAGGAGGTGATTTAATACATAACTCTTAACCTTTTAACCATAAGCATATGGCGAAAAAAACATTTTTTTGTATCGACGGACATACCTGCGGGAATCCTGTAAGAGTTGTGGCCGGTGGTGTTCCAAACCTTAAAGGAAAAAGCATATTCGAAAAACGTGAGCATTTTTTAAAGGAATATGATTGGATCAGGACGGGTTTAATGTTTGAGCCTCGTGGTCATGAACAAATGTCGGGAAGCATGATATTTGCACCTGAGAATCCTCAGAATGATGCAGGTATATTGTTTATCGAAACCAGCGGCTGCCTGCCCATGTGCGGTCATGGAACCATTGGAACCGTTACCATAGCTATCGAAGAAGGCTTAATTACTCCTCATACTCCCGGTGAATTACGACTGGAAACTCCTGCAGGTCTGGTATTGGCTAAGTATAAGCAAAACGAGAAAGGCAAGGTGGTTTCTGTAAAAATCATTAATGTTCCATCCTTTTTGTATAAAAAAGGTCTCACCATTGAGAGCCCTGACTTGGGAGAGTTATTAGTGGATGTTGCTTACGGAGGTAACTTTTATGCCATTGTTGATGAACAGAAAAACTTCTCAGGTTTACATCATTTTACTGCCGATGAGTTAATCTCATATAGCGGTGAGATTAGGAGATTGTTGAATGAGAAATATAGTTTTGTGCATCCTCAGAATGAAAAAATCAATGGATTGAGTCATGTGCTATGGACAGGTAATACTATTAGTGAAGAGGCAGATGCACGTAATGCTGTGTTTTATGGTGAGAAAGCCATCGATCGTTGCCCTTGTGGAACAGGTACATCCGCTCGTATGGCTCAATGGTATTCATTGGGTAAGTTGGAGGTTGGTTCCTCTTTTTTACATGAAAGTGTGATTGGCAGTCAGTTTGTCGGTACGGTTGAGTCTGACTTAAAGATTGGAGAATATGATGCCATTGTGCCAGGAATTGAAGGTTGGGCTAAAATTACTGGATACAATCATATTATCATTGATGATGAAGATGATCCGTATGCATTTGGTTTCAGAGTAGTTGGTAAGTTATAGCCTATGAAAAAGAAGGTTTTGATTATTGGAGCCGGAGCTATAGGTCTACATTGTGCATATTATCTTCATGAACGTGGTTGTGAGGTTGAGGTTATTGAGGCTTCAGAGAGAGGAGATGAAAGTGGTTGCTCCTATGGCAATTGTGGATTGATTGTTCCCAGTCATTTTGTTCCTATGGCATCGCCGGCAATGCTTCATCAAGGGTTAAAAATGATTTTTGATCAGAAGAGTCCGGTTTACCTACCATTGGTTAGAAATATAAAAAATATTGGATGGTTCTCCCGATTTCTGCTTGCGGCTAATAAAAGTAAAGTAAATAAAGGTATTCCGGTTCTTTATCAGTTGAATAATGAAAGCCATAAATTATATCGAGAATTGGATAAAATATCCAATCACAAAAGTCAATATCATCACAAAGGATTATTGATGATGTGTACTACTGATAAAGGATGGGATGAAGAAATTGAGCTGACAAAAATTGCCAACTCATTAAATATAAAAACCAGTGTTTTAAGTTTGCCGGAAGTGACAGAAAGGGAACCTTATTTGTCGCTTGATATAAAAGGAGCGGTATTATATGAAAGTGACGCAAATATTTCACCTGATAGTCATATGCGCTGGTTGAAATCATTTCTGGAAGAGTCTGGTGTGGTTTTTCATTATGGAGCAGCTACCGAAAAGATCATAATTAATAAAGGGAGAATTAGTGGGGTGAAGGCCAAAGATGAGACATTTTATGCAGATGATTATGTTTTGGCAGCTGGTGTTTATTCTTCTGCAATAGCCCGATCCATTGGATTATCTTTGCCTATAATTGCAGGGAAAGGGTATAGTATTGACATACCATCAGAAGAAATGCCATTAAAGACTCCGGCTATTTTATCAGAAGCCAAGGTTGCTTTAACTCCCCTGAATGATAGAGTTAGATTGGGAAGTGGAATGGAATTTGGCGGAAGAGTGGGAGAGCTGAGACTGAAACGAATACAATCGATGCTGGACCAGACAAGTGCTGCAATTCCATCAATTCAACCAATGAAAGCTGAAATGCAAAACGTATGGGAAGGGTTGAGACCTCTGAGTCCAACAGGTGTACCTTATATTGGTGGTAGCAAGTCATATAAGAACCTATATGTGGCAGCAGGACATGCAATGATGGGAATGAGCCTGGCACCAATTACCGGTAAGCTAATCTCACAGCATGTGATGGGTGAAAAGCCAGATATTGATTTAGGAAGCTATTAATTGAATGATTGTATTACTTCACTAAACTCTTTAATCAGCGAAAGGTCTTTTTCAAGGGCATTGCCTATTACAATTATATCAGCACCAGCTTTGCAAGCTGTTTCAATTTTTGATGAAGTGTTCAATCCTCCGCCAATCATTAAAGGAATATCTATTTGTTGCTTAACGGATGAGATCATCTCGGCAGAAACTGGATTTTTGGCTCCACTGCCGGCATCCATATAAATAAGTTTCATTCCCAGGTATTGGCCAGCCAGGGCTGTTGCTATGGCAATGTCATTCTTGTTAGCTGGAATAGGTAAGGTATGGCTGATGTATTGTACTGAGGTAGTGCAACCTCCGTCAATCAATAAATACCCTGTCGAAATGGTTTCAGTATTGTTAGCCTTGATTAAAGGTGCACTGGCCACATGGTGACTGATCAGATATTCCGGATTGCGCCCGGATAACAGTGACAGAAACAAAACAGCATCAGCATTAGATGCATATTGAGTTGAAGAACCAGGATATAAAACTACAGGTAGATGAATATGTTTCTTCAGTTCATTAATAAAGACATAAGTGTCGGTACTCACGAGACTGCCACCAACCAGAAGTAAATCAGGTGTAACAAGATCTAATAACGCAGATAGTGATTTCATCTGTTCGGTTCCGAACTTATCCGGATCGAGCAGTAAGGCAAGTTGCTTTTTCTGTTGCTTGAAATTATCTGATATCTGCTTATAAATCATTTGTGTTGTTTATATGATATACTAATGCGTAATCGGGAGTTATTTCGTAATCAAGAATAAGATCCTGATCATGGTGTTTGTAATTGCAATGCGAATTGAATTCACCTCTTTCGCATATACTAAATGGATGAATGCGGAAATGTTCTTTAAAAACCACACCCCATTCATCAAAGTATTTGTACAATGTTTCTTTAGCTGACCAGATTAAAGTCAGGAAGTTAACTTTCTCTGTATCTGTAATAAATTTCCATTCCTCATCATGTACAAAGCGGGATGCTGCTTTTTCGACTCGGGGTGAGCAAATTTCAATATCCAGTGCTGTCGGGTGGTCTGATATACTTACGGCCACAAAATTTGTTGCATGCGAGATGCTGATGTGTTTTGATTGATTAACCAGAAATGGTTTACCATTATCAGTGTAGGTAATTTGTGGATAATCGTTAATGATTTGCTGCAGGATGATTCGAGAACAAATCCATTCTTTCTTACGCTTATCCAGTTTAAAGGTATCAAATACCTTTTGATCAGAATCTGATAAATGAATCATCATCAGCAAATTTTCGAGGCTCTCTGTTAAGTGCCAGATGACAACTTTACCTTGTGAGTTTTTTTCTATTATTTTTTCCAGTGGCATCTTACAACTATTTCCATTCAATACTCTCGATAAGATGCTCAATGTCTTCCTTTACGAATTGAATTACCGGAGCCAGCGAATCTTTGTTAGGTACCGTATTAAAATATAACGAACCTCTTAAAAAATGCTTTGTACTGTCGGTTACAAAAAACTGAAAAGGTGAAGCTGCATTGCCTTTAATCTCGTATAAAACACCCATCACTTGTTTGTCAGGATTTTCGAAATATCGCTCATTAATGGCATCTGCCTTAATACTATGTTTATATGCCAGCTTACGACTATCTTCCAACAAATCGTAAAAACGGTCGCCAACTGTTTTGTAGCTTAAATGGATTTGTCCATTTAAGGTTGGGAACGATACATTACACCAATATGCTTCAGCGTCAGGTAATGTGTCGGCCACTATTTTGGCATATTCAGGATATTCGAATTTATAAGGATAAGTGGAGTCGAATAGCTGGTAACTGTGCTCAGGAAATTCTATTCTAAAATACCCTCTTGGTTTGGGGGATTGGTGTCCCCTGCATGATGACAGGATCGCAATTATGGTTACTGCAAATAATGATATCATTACTGAATTAGTCCATCCTCTTCTCATTTCTTTTTCTCCTTTTTCAGCTCAAATTTTATCCTCTTAATCCTTCTGTTATCAACCGATAAGATGGTGAAGATAAATTTCTTGTATTCAATCTTTTCGTTCTTTTGAGGTATTTCACCTTTCAGTTCAAGAATCAGACCGGCAAGCGTTTCAGCTTCGCCTCTTACATCATCAAATGAATCCTCATCTGTGTTGGTAGCTTTATGGAAATCGTTAATTTGAGTTTTTGCTTCAAAACTATAGGATCCGTCCGGAAGGATGGTGTAAAAATCTTCATCATCATCCAGCTCATCATTGATGTCCCCAACAATTTCTTCCAGAATATCTTCCAGTGTTACAATGCCCGATGTACCTCCGTACTCATCAACCACAATGGCCATATGAATTTTTCTCGATTGAAATTCATCCAATAGGTCATTAAGCATCTTTGTTTCCGGTACATAATAGGCTTCTCGGATCAGTTTCTGCCAATTAAAATTAGGATCATTATCTAAATGAGCCAATAAGTCTTTTACGTACAAAACTCCTTTAACATTATCAGGAGTGTCTTCGAATACTGGTATGCGTGAATAACCTGAATCGATGATGGTTTGTAATACTTTATTATAGTCGCTTTTTATCTCAACATCAATTACATCCACTCGGGCTGTCATAATCTCATCAACATTGATGTTGCCGAACTTAACAATTCCCTGTAAAATCTCTTTTTCCTCGGTAATATCGTTACCGGTTAATTCAAGTGCATGAGAGATGTCGTCCATTGAAAGATTCTTTAATCTGCGCGATAATCTGCGATTAACAAATCCTGTTGATTTGGTCAGTATCAGACTAAGCGGACTAAGAATTTTTGTAAGGACCCATAATGGATAAGCCATTACACCGGCAAACATTAAAGGCGATTTGGAGGCATACACTTTAGGCAATATCTCACCAAAGAACAATATTATTGAGGTAATGAAAATGATCTCAACAAGAATCTGAATCAGGCTGTTACCATTAAATACAATCAGCTGACTAGTAATGAATGAGGTTAGTATTACAATGGCAACATTAACAAAATTATTGCCTATCAGTATGGTAGCGAGTAAAGTCTCTTTATCATCAAGGTGGTCCAGAACAAGTTTGTTTTTCCTCGATTTTTTCTCTTTTAACTTGTCCAGATCAATAGGTTCAAGCGAGAAATATGCAACTTCAGAACCAGAAATCAGTCCGGAAGACAATAAGAAAAAGAGGTTTAAGAGAATGACAAACGCAGTACTTACCGATAAAGGTAGAAAATCAATTCCTACGCTTGCCTGCATTATAAGGGGAATACTATCAGCTTCCAATCAATATCTATTTAAATTGAACTAAAATGGCAGATCATCCGTTTCATCTTCCTTCAAAAAATCATCGTTTTGAGGAGGAGAAGAAATAGTCTGTGATTGAGGCGTAGCAAATTGTTGGCCACCCATTCCTGAATCACCATTACTTGTGCTTTCACCGCGTCTTCCTAATAATTGCAAATTATCAGCATATATATCAGTTACATAACGCTTATTTCCATCTTTGTCGTCGTATGAACGTGTTCTAAGCTTTCCTTCGATATAAATTTGAGTGCCTTTTTTTACATAACTTTCTACTACCTTGGCTAAGCCTCGCCATACAACAATGTTATGCCATTCGGTTCTATCCGGAATTTCCTGTCCATTGCGTGTGGTATAACCGCGTTCGGTAGTTGCCAGTGGAAAGTTGGCTACAGCACCATCGTTTTCGAAGTGTCTTACTTCAGGATCTTTCCCTACGTTTCCTACTAAAA contains:
- the gldD gene encoding gliding motility lipoprotein GldD; translation: MRRGWTNSVMISLFAVTIIAILSSCRGHQSPKPRGYFRIEFPEHSYQLFDSTYPYKFEYPEYAKIVADTLPDAEAYWCNVSFPTLNGQIHLSYKTVGDRFYDLLEDSRKLAYKHSIKADAINERYFENPDKQVMGVLYEIKGNAASPFQFFVTDSTKHFLRGSLYFNTVPNKDSLAPVIQFVKEDIEHLIESIEWK
- a CDS encoding single-stranded DNA-binding protein, which translates into the protein MSVNKVILVGNVGKDPEVRHFENDGAVANFPLATTERGYTTRNGQEIPDRTEWHNIVVWRGLAKVVESYVKKGTQIYIEGKLRTRSYDDKDGNKRYVTDIYADNLQLLGRRGESTSNGDSGMGGQQFATPQSQTISSPPQNDDFLKEDETDDLPF
- a CDS encoding 4-hydroxyproline epimerase; amino-acid sequence: MAKKTFFCIDGHTCGNPVRVVAGGVPNLKGKSIFEKREHFLKEYDWIRTGLMFEPRGHEQMSGSMIFAPENPQNDAGILFIETSGCLPMCGHGTIGTVTIAIEEGLITPHTPGELRLETPAGLVLAKYKQNEKGKVVSVKIINVPSFLYKKGLTIESPDLGELLVDVAYGGNFYAIVDEQKNFSGLHHFTADELISYSGEIRRLLNEKYSFVHPQNEKINGLSHVLWTGNTISEEADARNAVFYGEKAIDRCPCGTGTSARMAQWYSLGKLEVGSSFLHESVIGSQFVGTVESDLKIGEYDAIVPGIEGWAKITGYNHIIIDDEDDPYAFGFRVVGKL
- a CDS encoding geranylgeranylglyceryl/heptaprenylglyceryl phosphate synthase — translated: MIYKQISDNFKQQKKQLALLLDPDKFGTEQMKSLSALLDLVTPDLLLVGGSLVSTDTYVFINELKKHIHLPVVLYPGSSTQYASNADAVLFLSLLSGRNPEYLISHHVASAPLIKANNTETISTGYLLIDGGCTTSVQYISHTLPIPANKNDIAIATALAGQYLGMKLIYMDAGSGAKNPVSAEMISSVKQQIDIPLMIGGGLNTSSKIETACKAGADIIVIGNALEKDLSLIKEFSEVIQSFN
- a CDS encoding 4'-phosphopantetheinyl transferase superfamily protein yields the protein MPLEKIIEKNSQGKVVIWHLTESLENLLMMIHLSDSDQKVFDTFKLDKRKKEWICSRIILQQIINDYPQITYTDNGKPFLVNQSKHISISHATNFVAVSISDHPTALDIEICSPRVEKAASRFVHDEEWKFITDTEKVNFLTLIWSAKETLYKYFDEWGVVFKEHFRIHPFSICERGEFNSHCNYKHHDQDLILDYEITPDYALVYHINNTNDL
- a CDS encoding FAD-dependent oxidoreductase: MKKKVLIIGAGAIGLHCAYYLHERGCEVEVIEASERGDESGCSYGNCGLIVPSHFVPMASPAMLHQGLKMIFDQKSPVYLPLVRNIKNIGWFSRFLLAANKSKVNKGIPVLYQLNNESHKLYRELDKISNHKSQYHHKGLLMMCTTDKGWDEEIELTKIANSLNIKTSVLSLPEVTEREPYLSLDIKGAVLYESDANISPDSHMRWLKSFLEESGVVFHYGAATEKIIINKGRISGVKAKDETFYADDYVLAAGVYSSAIARSIGLSLPIIAGKGYSIDIPSEEMPLKTPAILSEAKVALTPLNDRVRLGSGMEFGGRVGELRLKRIQSMLDQTSAAIPSIQPMKAEMQNVWEGLRPLSPTGVPYIGGSKSYKNLYVAAGHAMMGMSLAPITGKLISQHVMGEKPDIDLGSY
- the gldE gene encoding gliding motility-associated protein GldE; the protein is MEADSIPLIMQASVGIDFLPLSVSTAFVILLNLFFLLSSGLISGSEVAYFSLEPIDLDKLKEKKSRKNKLVLDHLDDKETLLATILIGNNFVNVAIVILTSFITSQLIVFNGNSLIQILVEIIFITSIILFFGEILPKVYASKSPLMFAGVMAYPLWVLTKILSPLSLILTKSTGFVNRRLSRRLKNLSMDDISHALELTGNDITEEKEILQGIVKFGNINVDEIMTARVDVIDVEIKSDYNKVLQTIIDSGYSRIPVFEDTPDNVKGVLYVKDLLAHLDNDPNFNWQKLIREAYYVPETKMLNDLLDEFQSRKIHMAIVVDEYGGTSGIVTLEDILEEIVGDINDELDDDEDFYTILPDGSYSFEAKTQINDFHKATNTDEDSFDDVRGEAETLAGLILELKGEIPQKNEKIEYKKFIFTILSVDNRRIKRIKFELKKEKKK
- a CDS encoding aldehyde dehydrogenase (NADP(+)), translating into MTDIKESVNSAMLEAAEAFKRLKHTSGKDKAKFLRLIGEEMERLGDELIQTVMEETNLPEARVVGERGRTVGQLNKFADLVEEGSWIEAVIDIGDAGRQPLSKPDLRKLLIPMGPIVVFGAGNFPLAFSVAGGDTASALAGGNPVVVKGHPAHPKTSLLVSAAIKKAVSQCELPSGVFELIQDDGIESGQWLVKHPETKAVGFTGSATAGMALVKLAAERDEPIPVFAEMGSVNPVVILPNALRNRYESIANKLVKSVNMGAGQFCTNPGLMITTKTEGFDEFVMTLTIRLNEASGAQMFSSGVLRNYKLNAEKVLSHEVVTIIGQNKDIESTLVRPAIATVSAVDFVKHPQLHEEVFGPFSLLVVCDDTKEVEQVIQHLKGQLTATLQADEDELIENRELTDLLTEKSGRLLLNGVPTGVEVAAAMQHGGPFPASSDSRFSSVGVDAIKRFVRPVCYQDFPDQLLPLELQNSNPLGIWRKVDNKWTQEVI